The Salminus brasiliensis chromosome 20 unlocalized genomic scaffold, fSalBra1.hap2 SUPER_20_unloc_3, whole genome shotgun sequence genome contains the following window.
GGAGGGGAGGGGCGGGGCTAAGCGCTCTGTCTGTTACCCTGTGCGGTAAACTACGGGAGGGGCGGGGCTAAGCGCTCTGTCTGTAACACTGTGCGGTAAACTGCGGGGAGGGGCGGGGCTAAGCgctctgtctgtaaccctgtgcGGTAAACTACgggaggggaggggtggggCTGCGCgctctgtctgtaaccctgtgcGGTAAACTACGGGAGGGGCGGGGCGGGGCTTAGCgctctgtctgtaaccctgtgcGGTAAACTACGGGAGGGGAGGGGCGGGGCTTAGCgctctgtctgtaaccctgtgcGGTAAACTACGGGAGGGGAGGGGCGGGGCTTAGCgctctgtctgtaaccctgtgcGGTAAACTACGGGAGGGGAGGGGCGGGGCTTAGCGCTCTGTCTATAACCCTGGGCGGTAAACTACGGGAGGGGAGGGGTTGACCCGGTTGCTTGGGGGGGTGAAGGGTGGGGTTAGTGTGGAGCAGGTTGGGGCTTGATTACTcttctctctcagacacacagcaggtctgaagtgtgtgtgtgtgtgtgtgtgtgtgtgtgtgtgtgtgtgtgtgttttgttcaaCAGGTCAGGTGAAGGTGTTCAGGGCTTTGTTCACCTTTGATCCTCGGACAGTGAGTTACCTGTTTCATTACCTGTTCATTTAAATCTGACCAGTCTCCTTCATATGTCCCACCGACTGGACCCTGACTGACCCTGATTGACCCTAAACTGAGCCTAAACTGACCCTGGGCCTAAAACAGGGCATAAACTGACCCTGACTGAGCCTAAACTGACCCTGACTGAGCCTGACTGACCCTAAACTGACCCTGACTGAGCCTAAACTGAGCTTAAACTGAGCCTGACTGACCCTGACTGAGCCTAAACCGAGCCTGACTGACCCTAAACTGACCCTGACTGAGCCTAAACCGAGCCTGACTGACCCTAAACTGACCCTAAACTGACCCTAAACTGACCCTAAACTGACCCTAAACTGACCCTGACTGAGCCTAAACAGGGCCTAAAAAGACCCTGGGCCTAAAACAGGGCATAAACAGACCCTGACTGAGCCTAAACTGACCCTGACTGAGCCTGACTGAGCCTAAACTGAGCCTAAACAGACCCTGACTGAGCCTAAACTGAGCCTAAACTGACCCTGACTGAGCCTAAACTGAGCTTAAACAGGGCCTAAAAAACCCTGGGCCTAAAACAGGGCCTAAACTGACCCTAAACTGACCCTGACTGACCCTGACTGACCCTAAACTGAGCCTAAACAGACCCTGACTGAGCCTAAACTGAGCCTAAACTGACCCTGACTGAGCCTAAACTGAGCCTAAACTGACCCTGACTGAGCCTAAACTGAGCTTAAACAGGGCCTAAATAACCCTGGGCCTAAAACAGGGCCTAAACTGACCCTAAACTGACCCTGACTGACCCTGACTGACCCTAAACTGAGCCTAAACAGACCCTGACTGAGCCTAAACTGAGCCTAAACTGAGCCTAAACTGACCCTGACTGAGCCTAAACAGACCCTGACTGAGCCTAAACTGAGCCTAAACTGTGCCTAATTGAGCCTAAACTGAGCCTAAACAGACCCTGACTGAGCCTGACTGACCCTAAACTGAGCATAAACTGAGCCTAAACAGACCCTGACTGAGCCTAAACAGACCCTGACTGAGCCTAAACAGACCCTGACTGAGCCTAAACTGAGCCTAAACTGTGCCTAATTGAGCCTAAACTGAGCCTGACTGACCCTAAACTGAGCATAAACTGACCCTGACTGAGCCTAAACTGAGTCTAAACTGAGCCTAATTGAGCCTAAACAGACAGAGCCTAAACTGAGCCTAAACTGACCGTTAACTGACCCTGACTGAGCCTAAACTGAGTCTAAACTGAGCCTGACTGAGCCTAAACAGACCGAGCCTAAACTGAGCCTAGACTGACCCTAAACTGAGCTTAAACTGACCCTGACTGAGCCTAAACTGACCCTGACTGAGCCTGACTGACCCTAAACAGACCCTGACTGACCCTAAACAGAGCCTAAACAGAGCCTAAACAGACCCTGACTGAGCCTAAACTGAGCTTAAACAGGGCCTAAAAAACCCTGGGCCTAAACTGAGCCTAAACAGACCCTGACTGAGCCTAAACTAAGCCTAAACTGAGCCTAAACTGAACCTAAACAGACCCTGACTGAGCCTAAACTGAGCCTAAACAGACCCTGGCTGAGCCTAAACTGAGCCTGGCTGAGCCTAAACTGAGCTTAAACTGACCCTGACTGACCCTAAACTGAGCCTAAACTGAGCCTAAACTGAGCTTAAACTGAGCTTAAACTGAGCTTAAACTGACCCTAAACTGAGCCTGACTGAGCCTAAACTGAGCCTAAACAGACCCTGACTGAGCCTAAACTGAGCCTAAACTGACCCTGACTGAGCCTAAACTGAGCTTAAACAGGGCCTAAAAAACCCTGGGCCTAAAACAGGGCCTAAACAGACCCTAAACTGACCCTAAACTGACCCTGACTGAGCCTAAACTGAGCCTAAACAGACCCTGACTGAGCCTAAACTGAGCCTAAACTGTGCCTAATTGAGCCTAAACTGAGCCTAAACAGACCCTGACTGAGCCTGACTGAGCCTAAACTGAGCCTAAACAGACCCTGACTGAGCCTAAACTGTGCCTAATTGAGCCTAAACTGAGCCTAAACAGACCCTGACTGAGCCTAAACTGTGCCTAATTGAGCCTAAACAGACCCTGACTGAGCCTGACTGAGCCTAAACTGAGCCTAAACTGACCCTGACTGAGCATAAACTGACCCTGACTGAGCCTAAACTGAGCCTAATTGAGCCTAAACAGACAGAGCCTAAACTGAGCCTAAACTGACCGTTAACTGACCCTGACTGAGCCTGACCGAGTCTAAACTGAGCCTGACCGAGCCTAAACTGAGCCTGACTGAGCCTAAACAGACCGAGCCTAAACTGAGCCTAAACTGACCCTGACTGAGCATAAACTGACCCTGACTGAGCCTAAACTGAGCCTAATTGAGCCTAAACAGACAGAGCCTAAACTGAGCCTAAACTGACCGTTAACTGACCCTGACTGAGCCTGACCGAGCCTAAACTGAGCCTGACTGAGCCTAAACAGACCGAGCCTAAACTGAGCCTAAACTGACCCTGACTGAGCCTAAACAGACCCTGACTGACCCTAAACTGAGCCTAAACAGACCCTGACTGAGCCTAAACTGACCGTTAACTGACCCTGACTGAGCCTGCTGCACTCTAAGGGTGTGTTCATAGTAGGCCTGGTTTCTGTGCCGGTGTCGTGACCCCTCCTATCCGCTAGCTCGTCCCTTTACGTCCTGTCCCCCGGCACGGCGTCTCTCCTGACTGCTGATTGGGGGAAATAACTGGGACCCCCGGAGGTGGTTCTTGGGTAATCAGTGAAGCTCGTCTGCTAAACGCTGGAAAGGGAAATGGTATATAAGCAGAAAGTGATGAACACGCACCGCGGGGGTGGGGTGTGGGGGTGGTCTTCCCTGAGTGACCCGGGTCCGAGTGCTCCCTCTGGAAGATGAGGTCAGAGGGGCACGATTGCGTTTGCTAACTTTATCGCTTTGTGTTTCAGCCGGATGAGCTTTACTTTGAGGAGGGAGACATTTTATACATCTCAGACACAGTgagtatctgtctgtctctctgtctgtctgtctctctgtctgtctctctgtctgtgtctgtctgtctgtctctctgtctgtgtctgtctgtctgtctgtctgtctgtctctctgtctgtgtctgtctgtctgtctctctgtctgtgtctgtctgtctgtctctctgtctctctgtctgtgtctgtctgtctgtctgtctctctctctctgtcggtctctctgtgtctctctgtctgtctgtctgtctgtctctctctgtcactctgtcgtctctctctgtcggtctctctgtctctctctgtctctctgtgtctgtctgtctctctgtgtctgtctgtctctctgtctgtctgtctctctctctgtctgtctgtgtctgtctgtctctctgtctgtctctctctctgtctgtatgtctctgtctgtgtctgtctgtgtctctgtctgtgtcagtctctgtctgtgtctgtctctctgtctctgtctgtctgtctttctctctgtctgtctctctgtctgtgtctgtctctgtctctctgtctgtgtctctctgtctgtgtctgtctgtctctctgtctgtctgtgtctgtctgtctctctgtctgtgtctgtctctgtctgtctgtgtctctctctctctgtctctctgtctgtgtctctctgtctgtgtctctctgtctgtgtctctctgtctgtgtcgctctctgtctgtctctctgtttctgtctctctgtctgtctgtgtctctctctgtctgtgtctgtctgtctgtgtctctgtctctctctctgtctgtcgctctctgtctgtgtcgctctctgtctgtgtcgctctctgtctgtgtcgctctctgtctgtctctctgtttctgtctgtctgtctctctgtctgtctgtctctctgtctgtctgtctctctgtctgtctgtctctgtctctctgtctctctctctctgtctctgtctgtctgtctctctctctctctctctgtctgtctctctctctgtctgtctgtctctgtctgtgtctctctctctctctctctctctctctctctctctctctctctctctctctctctctctctgtctctccctatCCCTctcttctgatgtgtgtgtgtgtgtgtgtgtgtgtgtgtgtgtgtgtgtgtgtgtgtaacagagtGACAGTAACTGGTGGAAGGGAACATGCAGAGGAAGAACCGGCCTTATTCCCAGTAATTATGGTAGGTGAAATACTAaaattcaacacacacacacacacacacacacacacacagtcattgtCATTGTGCAAAGTAAGGGCACAATGCCAATACAATGCAGTTAGCATCCAACCAGAAGTGCAGAATGCAGTCTTAACAAATACtaaaaaatgtgtaaatctGTACCAAAAAAATGACCAACCAATagatacaatataatatacatatataatacatatataatataaatcaaatataaaaacagtataaaatatatagaatgtGTGCATACGCAGAATGTGGtgtatacaaatatatagaatgtgtgtatacacagaatgtggtttatacaaatatatagaatgtTTGTATACACAGAATGTggtttatacaaatatatagaatgtgtgcatacaaatatatagaatgtggtttatacaaatatatagaatgtgtgcatacaaatatatagaatgtggtttatacaaatatatagaatgtggtttatacaaatatatagaatgtggtttatacaaatatatagaatgtggtttatacaaatatatagaatgtggtttatacaaatatatagaatgtggtttatacaaatatatagaatgtgtgcatacaaatatatagaatgtggtttatacaaatatatagaatgtgtgcatacaaatatatagaatgtggtttatacaaatatatagaatgtGTGCATACGCAGAATGTggtttatacaaatatatagaatgtggtttatacaaatatatagaatgtGTGCATACGCAGAATGTggtttatacaaatatatagaatgtGGTTTATACAAATGTACAGAATGTGTgcatacaaatatatagaatgtggtttatacaaatatatagaatgtGGTTTATACGCAGAATGTggtttatacaaatatatagaatgtgtgcatacaaatatatagaatgtggtttatacaaatatatagaatgtGTGCATACGCAGAATGTggtttatacaaatatatagaatgtgtgcatacaaatatatagaatgtggtttatacaaatatatagaatgtgtgcatacaaatatatagaatgtggtgcatacaaatatatagaatgtggtttatacaaatatatagaatgtGTGCATACGCAGAATGTggtttatacaaatatatagaatgtgtgcatacaaatatatagaatgtggtttatacaaatatatagaatgtgtgcatacaaatatatagaatgtGGTTTATACACAGAATGTggtttatacaaatatatagaatgtGTGCATACGCAGAATGTggtttatacaaatatatagaatgtgtgcatacaaatatatagaatgtggtttatacaaatatatagaatgtGTGCATACACAGAATGTggtttatacaaatatatagaatgtgtgcatacaaatatatagaatgtGTGTATACGCAGAATGTggtttatacaaatatatagaatgtGTGCATACACAGAATGTggtttatacaaatatatagaatgtgtgcatacaaatatatagaatgtggtttatacaaatatatagaatgtGCATACACAGAATGTGTgcatacaaatatatagaatgtGTGCATACACAGAATGTGTgcatacaaatatatagaatgtgtgcgtacaaatatatagaatgtggtttatacaaatatatagaatgtggtttatacaaatatatagaatgtGTGCATACACAGAATGTggtttatacaaatatatagaatgtGTGCATACACAGAATGTggtttatacaaatatatagaatgtggtttatacaaatatatagaatgtGTGCATACGCAGAATGTggtttatacaaatatatagaatgtgtgcatacaaatatatagaatgtGTGCATACGCAGAATGTggtttatacaaatatatagaatgtgtgcatacaaatatatagaatgtggtttatacaaatatatagaatgtgtgcatacaaatatatagaatgtggtttatacaaatatatagaatgtGTGCATACGCAGAATGTggtttatacaaatatatagaatgtGTGCATACACAGAATGTggtttatacaaatatatagaatgtttgtatacaaatatatagaatgtggtttatacaaatatatagaatgtggtttatacaaatatatagaatgtggtttatacaaatatatagaatgtGGTTTATACAAATGTACAGAATGTATGCATACGCagaatatgtatgtgtgtgtgtgtacagtaaagGAAGCAAATGCAGTGactgcacagagcagcacacagtGGAAACTCTATATGCAGTAACTCCAGTTGTAACTCCAGTTATGGAGAGTGTAATATGAACAGAACTGACAGTAATAGATGTGCAGTAATGCTGCAGTGAGCCGTGCGGTAATGAGGCTAAAGGGACGCTGCAGAGTTCAGCAGGGTCACAGCCTCAGCTCGGGACGGTGGCGTAGGGAGGGCGGTGTTCGCAGGGCATTTGACTGATGGGTGTTTCTTGTCCACAGTGGCTGAGCAGGCGGAGTCCATTGATAATCCCATGCACGAGGCGGCCAAGAGAGGTGCGTCACTCTCTCTGTATAAACCTCTCACTCTGGTGAAGAGTGAAAAGATTAGCCCTGCTGTGTAAAGCAGTGTTTCTCCTGCCCCCCGCTGCACTTCTCCTGCCCCCCGCTGCACTTCTCCTGCCCCCTGCTGCACTCCTCTAGACTCTCCTGCCCCCCGCTGCACTCCTCCTGCCCCCCGCTGCACTCCTCCTGCCCCCCGCTGCACTTCTCCTGCCCCTCGCTGCACTTCTCTAGACTCTCCTGCCCCCCGCTGCACTCCTCCCGCCCCCCGCTGCACTCCTCTAGACTCTCCTGCCCCCCCGCTGCACTCCTCCTGCCCCCCGCTGCACTCCTCTAGACTCTCCTGCCCCCGCTGCACTCTCCTGCCCCCCGCTGCACTCCTCTAGACTCTCCTGCCCCCCGCTGCACTTCTCCTGCCCCCTGCTGCACTCCTCTAGACTCTCCTGCCCCCCGCTGCACTCCTCCTGCCCCCCGCTGCACTCCTCCTGCCCCCCGCTGCACTTCTCTAGACTCCCATGCCCCCCGCTGCACTCCTCCCGCCCCCCGCTGCACTCCTCTAGACTCTCCTGCCCCCCCGCTGCACTCCTCCTGCCCCCCGCTGCACTCCTCTAGACTCTCCTGCCCCCCGCTGCACTCCTCCTGCCCCCCGCTGCACTCCTCTAGACTCTCCTGCCCCCCTCTGCACTTCTCCTGCCCCCCTCTGCACTTCTCCTGCCCCCCTCTGCACTTCTCCTGCCCCCCTCTGCACTTCTCCTGCCCCCCTCTGCACTTCTCCTGCCCCCCGCTGCACTTCTCCTGCCCCCCGCTGCACTTCTCCTGCCCCCCGCTGCACTTCTCCTGCCCCCCTCTGCACTTCTCCTGCCCCCCTCTAGACTCTCCTGCCCCCCTCTAGACTCTCCTGCCCCCCTCTAGACTCTCCTGCCCCCCTCTAGACTCTCCTGCCCTCTTCTAGACTCTCCTGCACTCCTCTGCACTTCTCCTGCCCCCCGCTGCACTCCTCCTGCCCCCCGCTGCACTCCTCCTGCCCCCCGCTGCACTTCTCTAGACTCCCATGCCCCCCGCTGCACTCCTCCCGCCCCCCGCTGCACTCCTCTAGACTCTCCTGCCCCCCCGCTGCACTCCTCCTGCCCCCCGCTGCACTCCTCTAGACTCTCCTGCCCCCCGCTGCACTCCTCTAGACTCTCCTGCCCCCCGCTGCACTCCTCCTGCCCCCCGCTGCACTCCTCTAGACTCTCCTGCCCCCCTCTGCACTTCTCCTGCCCCCCTCTGCACTTCTCCTGCCCCCCTCTGCACTTCTCCTGCCCCCCGCTGCACTTCTCCTGCCCCCCGCTGCACTTCTCCTGCCCCCCTCTGCACTTCTCCTGCCCCCCTCTGCACTTCTCCTGCCCCCCTCTAGACTCTCCTGCCCCCCTCTAGACTCTCCTGCCCCCCTCTAGACTCTCCTGCCCCCCTCTAGACTCTCCTGCCCTCTTCTAGACTCTCCTGCCCTCTTCTAGACTCTCCTGCCCCCCTCTGCACTTCTCCTGCCCCCCTCTGCACTTCTCCTGCCCCCCTCTGCACTTCTCCTGCCCCCCCTCTAGACTCTCCTGCCCCCCTCTGCACTTCTCCTGCCCCCCTCTGCACTTCTCTTGCCCTCCTCTGCACTTCTCCTGCCCCTCCTCTAGACTCTCCTGCCCCTCCTCTAGACTCTCCTGCCTCTCCTCTAGACTCTCCTGCCCCCCTCTGCACTTCTCTTGCCCTCCTCTGCACTTCTCTTGCCCTCCTCTGCACTTCTCTTGCCCTCCTCTGCACTTCTCCTGCCCCTCCTCTGCACTTCTCCTGCCCTCCTCTAGACTCTCCTGCCCCCCGCTGCACTTCTCTTGCCCTCCTCTGCACTTCTCTTGCCCTCCTCTGCACTTCTCTTGCCCTCCTCTGCACTTCTCCTGCCCCCCTCTAGACTCTCCTGCCCCCCTCTAGACTCTCCTGCCCTCCTCTGCACTTCTCCTGCCCCTCCTCTAGACTCTCCTGCCCCCCGCTGCACTTCTCCTGCCCCCCGCTGCACTTCTCctgcctctcctctgcacttctcctgcctctcctctgcactTCTCCTGCCCCCCTCTAGACTCTCCTGCCCCCCTCTAGACTCTCCTGCCCTCTTCTAGACTCTCctgcctctcctctgcactTCTCCTGCCCCCCGCTGCACTTCTCCTGCCCTCCGCTAGACTCTCCTGCCCCCTGCTGCACTTCTCCTGCCCTCCGCTAGACTCTCCTGCCCCCCGCTGCACTTCTCCTGCCCTCCGCTAGACTCTCCTGCCCCCCGCTGCACTTCTCCTGCCCTCCGCTAGACTCTCCTGCCCCCTGCTGCACTTCTCCTGCCCCCTGCTGCACTTCTCCTGCCCTCCGCTGCACTTCTCCTGCCCTCCGCTGCACTTCTCCTGCCCTCCGCTGCACTTCTCCTGCCCCCCGCTGCACTTCTCCTGCCCTCCGCTAGACTCTCCTGCCCCCCGCTGCACTTCTCCTGCCCTCCGCTAGACTCTCCTGCCCTCCGCTAGACTCGTCCTTTCTATGAAGTGTTcactaaaagtgtgtgtgtgtgtgtgtgtgtgtgtgtgtgtgtgtgtgtgtgtgtgtgtgtgtgtgtgtgtgcacgcatgcAGGTAATCTGAGCTGGCTGAGGGAGTGTTTGGACAATAAGGTGGGCATTAACGGGCTGGATAAAGCAggaaacactgcactgtactggaGCTGCCACGGAGGACACAGAGGTAATACTCTCACACCCCCTGCTCCCTCTGAAGTGCACTCTGTGAGGCTACTACACCAGCAGCTTCTGTGGAAAGCTGGAGGCTGCAGTGTTCCTGCAGGTTCTGCCTCCAACCCAGATCCAACCCACTTCTGAGGGCAGTAGTTACAAGACGGGTGATGAGGGGGGTAGGTCTGCGGGAGGGTAGATGTACGgaacggtgtgtgtgtgctggagggTGTATGGAGAGTGGGTAGATATGGAGGGGGGGCGGGTGCAGCGTTGGAGACCACTGTTACACACATCATGTGATATACCCTCACTCATGTAtttatatactgtgtgtgtgtgtgtgtgtgtgtgtgtgtgtgtgagcagatgTGGTGGAGCTCTTGCTAGGCCAGCCGAACTGTGAGGTCAATCAGCAGGTGGGTTACTAAGAGTGAGTGGTGGAagggagttgtgtgtgtgtgtgtgtgtgtgtgtgtgtgtgtgtgtgtgtgtgtgagagagtgagggagtggtgtgtgtatgagagggagtggtgtgtgtgtgtgtgtatgtgtgagagtgagggagtggtgtgtgtgtgtgtgtgtgtgtgtgtgagagagtgagggagtggtgtgtgtgtgtgtgtgtgtgtgtgtgtgtgtgtgtgtgtgtgtgtgtgtgagagagagtgagggagtggtgtgggtgtgtgtgtgtgtgtgtgtgtgtgtgtgtgagagtattgtgtgtgtgtgtgagagtattgtgtgtgtgtgtgtgtgtgagggagtggtgtgtgtgtgtgagagtgagggagtgaccGCTGTCTTTGCTGCAGAATAAACTGGGAGACACCGCTCTGCACGCCGCCGCCTGGAAGGGATATTCAGACATTGTGGAGATGCTCCTCACCCGCAGTACGTACAcgttacacacactcacacacacacacacaccactcccTCACACAatactctcactcacacacacatacccacccCCACAgtcagtctctcacacacatcacTCACTGACACACATTCCCTCACATCATTCCACACACTCAGTGAGGCAGTGAGGGAGTGA
Protein-coding sequences here:
- the ostf1 gene encoding osteoclast-stimulating factor 1, which produces MSKPPPKPAKPGQVKVFRALFTFDPRTPDELYFEEGDILYISDTSDSNWWKGTCRGRTGLIPSNYVAEQAESIDNPMHEAAKRGNLSWLRECLDNKVGINGLDKAGNTALYWSCHGGHRDVVELLLGQPNCEVNQQNKLGDTALHAAAWKGYSDIVEMLLTRNARTDILNNEKKTALEMATNAQCASLLKRKQGSVITRTHSNAEEYLDDDDSD